TTCTCGAGGCGCTGGCAGAAGCCGGAATGTCAGACGTTGCACTGTCGAGGTTGGGTATTCCTGACAGGTTTGTGGAGCACGGGACGAGGCAGGAGATTCTCTCCAAGATCGGGCTGGATGCGCGGGGCATCGCGTCGGCTGTTCAGGGTATGCTGGCGTCACGTTCCACGGGTGGTGGCAAGTATGCCTCCCAGGGCTAGAGTCAGGCTCGACCAGGCCCTGGTGGAAAGAGGCCTCGCCGTGACGAGGGAGGCGGGGAAGCGGGAAATCCTTGCCGGAAACGTGCTCGTCGATGGGGTTCGGGAAGACAAGCCCGGGGCGCTAGTCAGTCAGCACGCCGAGATCTTGGTGATCCAGACAGGCCCGGGTTACGTCAGCCGAGGCGGGATGAAGCTCGCGCACGCCCTGGATGAATTCGGGCTGGACGTGACCGGCCTGGTAGCCGTCGATATCGGGGCCTCCACCGGAGGATTCACTGACTGTCTTCTGAAGAGAGGCGCTGCGAAGGTCTACGCGGTCGACGTCGGCCGCGGTCAGCTCGCCTGGGAGCTCCGGCAGGACCCCAGAGTAGTGGTGATGGAGCGGACCAACGCCCGCTACCTGACGTCCGAGATGTTTCCCGATGCGCCTGGGTTCGGCACGGTGGATGTGTCTTTCATCTCCCTCGACAAGATCATCCCTCCGCTTGCCGCTGTCCTCACCCCTGTGGCCCAAGCGGTCTGCCTCATCAAGCCCCAGTTCGAAGCGGGCAGGGAGAAAGTCGGCAAGCGAGGGGTTGTGCGGTCGCCTGAAGTCCACCTCGATGTGATTCAAAGGGCGGCCGGGGTTGCCCAGGGAGCGGGGTTTGCGGTGCTCGGCCTCACGCCGTCGCCTATCAGAGGGCCTGAGGGAAACGCGGAATTCCTTGTTCACCTCGGCCGGGGAATCCCGGGAGGCTTCGAGTCAGAAAGCGAGTTCGAGGCCTTGGCGCAGCAGGTGGTAGGGCAGGCCCACTCGAAGGAGACGTGAACGCAGACGAAGGAGGGGATGCTGAGTGAGAGCTGGGATCGTGATCCAGAGAGCGAAACCAGGGGCGGAGCGGGTGGGCTCCCAGATCGAGACATGGCTTGCGCGGGCTGGAGTCTCCACAGTCATTGAGTCAGGTCCCGGTGAATCTCTCTCCCCGGACATCGACTGCGTGATCGTGTTGGGAGGGGATGGCACTCTGCTCTCGGTGGCGAGGAGAGCCGCTGAGATGCAGGTGCCCATACTCGGAGTGAACATGGGGAACCTCGGCTTCCTCACGGAGGTGGAGCCAGGGAATATCGTGCCGGCCCTGGAGGCCCTGGTCCGTGGGGAGTATACGTTGGACGAGCGGAACATGGTGGAGGCGTCTGTGGTCCGAGCTGGGCAGGAGATCACCACCCTTGCCGGACTCAACGACATAGTCATAAGCAAAGGTGCATTTGCCAGGATCATACGGCTCGGCATCGATGTCAACGACGAGCACTTCGGAACTTTCCCTGCGGACGGAGTCATTATCTCCAGCCCCACAGGGTCCACCGCGTACTCACTCTCCGCGGGAGGGCCGATCGTCAGTCCCACCATCGATGTGCTGATCATCACCCCCATATGCCCCCACACGCTCTTCTCCCGGTCTCTCGTGATTGCCGGGTCAGATCAGGTGCGGGTGGTTGTCGAGGCTCCCCACGAGGAGGTCGCGGTCACCGTGGACGGCCAGGTGGGCTACGAGATCCAGTCGGGAGACGTGATCCTGGTGAGGCGGTCTTTCGAGAAGACCCGATTCATACGGTTGAGAAAGAGAGGATTCTACGGTATTCTGAGAGAGAGGCTCAAGCAGGATCGGTTATGACGATTCGGTGTTCACGCATGAGCGCTGGGGAGGGCATCGCAGGTGAAAGCCAGACGCCACCAGAGGATTCTGGACATTATCAGGACTAAGGCCATCGAGACCCAAGAGGACCTGGCCCGCGAACTCATCCAGGATGGCATCTCAGTCACGCAGGCGACGATCTCCCGGGACATCAAGGAACTGAGGCTCATCAAAGTCCCTTCTGGGGACGGAACCTACCGGTACGCCATTCCTCTCGACCGGAACGTGGACGACGTGAACCGGCGAATCGAGCGCATGTTCAGGGACAACGTAGTGAGCATCGAGGACAGCGAGAGTCTCGTGGTGATCAAGACCGTCGAGGGAGCGGCCCAGGCCG
This region of Bacillota bacterium genomic DNA includes:
- a CDS encoding TlyA family RNA methyltransferase, which encodes MPPRARVRLDQALVERGLAVTREAGKREILAGNVLVDGVREDKPGALVSQHAEILVIQTGPGYVSRGGMKLAHALDEFGLDVTGLVAVDIGASTGGFTDCLLKRGAAKVYAVDVGRGQLAWELRQDPRVVVMERTNARYLTSEMFPDAPGFGTVDVSFISLDKIIPPLAAVLTPVAQAVCLIKPQFEAGREKVGKRGVVRSPEVHLDVIQRAAGVAQGAGFAVLGLTPSPIRGPEGNAEFLVHLGRGIPGGFESESEFEALAQQVVGQAHSKET
- a CDS encoding NAD(+)/NADH kinase, encoding MRAGIVIQRAKPGAERVGSQIETWLARAGVSTVIESGPGESLSPDIDCVIVLGGDGTLLSVARRAAEMQVPILGVNMGNLGFLTEVEPGNIVPALEALVRGEYTLDERNMVEASVVRAGQEITTLAGLNDIVISKGAFARIIRLGIDVNDEHFGTFPADGVIISSPTGSTAYSLSAGGPIVSPTIDVLIITPICPHTLFSRSLVIAGSDQVRVVVEAPHEEVAVTVDGQVGYEIQSGDVILVRRSFEKTRFIRLRKRGFYGILRERLKQDRL
- the argR gene encoding arginine repressor; this encodes MKARRHQRILDIIRTKAIETQEDLARELIQDGISVTQATISRDIKELRLIKVPSGDGTYRYAIPLDRNVDDVNRRIERMFRDNVVSIEDSESLVVIKTVEGAAQAVGAVVDDLSWPEVVGTLAGDDTIFVVVKPRDAVAEVMARLNRFRR